The sequence tatttcaCTCCTCCACATCCTCAGAAACCTTTTCCCATTGTCCCTCTAAAGTTCagggctgttttttttctttaattattatatttatgtttatacatatatataaacaaccTGCTggatccatttagtgttgctcatatgtctATTATTTTAGCCTGGACCACTTGGTAATACATAATCAAAGGACACTTTCTCTCAACAAACCTTCTGGACCTCTACCTTTTATGttgattcttctctttcctctactgtgttcctTCAGCCTTAAGTTTTGGCCTTGTGCTGTACTCCTTAAGGAGTAACAATTTTTAGATGGAAGTCAATCGTAATCATTGTCAAAATTTTAAGTGTgagtatttttaaagagcaaaggaAGCAGATCAAATCAAGCTTCTAGAGCTTTCTTATAATGTCTTAGTGACAAAGTTTATTATTTCCAAGGAAGGCCAATGATCTCGAATAAAACTGAGTCTCAGAATTGTGACTATGTTCTCTGTCAGAAAATCGGGTAGTGTGAAAACACGTGTGATCTTTCTATGAACATGTGAAGGGTAAAGTCCTTATGGTTGGTGTCCCATTTTCCCTGTTAGCCAATAATCAGCCAATATGAAAATCATTTAGCCCCATAGGCCTTCTCCTTCATAAATATATTCAGATTACAATCACAACAAACTTATCTGCTCAGAGAATTATTATGAAGAttaactttaaagaaaataatctgaaGCTTTTGATATATTGTTACTCTATTGACGTTTTATCATAAATTAGCAATTCCAAACTTATATCACTTAAGACAACATTCGCCTCATCTTTTGGATTAGTAATCTTCCTGTGTTTATGATCTAACACACAGAAAAAGCAAACAGATAAACTGTGCGAACACTGTTACCTCAATATCCAAAATCCTGATATCAGACCTGaagtttaaaaattacaaattctTCAAGAGTTTGGTTTCTGAAAATGAGCTTAAACTCAAAGATACTAAACTATCGAAAGGGAATGACTTAAAACTACCAGTTGAGGGTTCCTTTCACTTCCAGACATTTGTAGAATTCAGAATcatttctcaaacaataaaaaaaatgggaaatcaCCTGTTTCTCAAAGTATTATACAGAAAAGTGCAATCAATTGCCAAAGTACTCACAGTGATTTTATCTGCTATTCCAGATACTCAATATAATATCATGCAGTGAAGAAATCTTTGGCCCAATAAAACTTTTCTGAAATGGATGAGCCTTGAAAAACCCAGATTAATGCATCATCCCTAAGTGGCTCTTGTTTTATTTAGCAGGGACACTCATGCTGCTGCTGGTGTTGAACCTGCTCCTGTGGGAGAAAGCTGCATCAATTCCCGAGTGTCACACCGAAGTTGGGGGCTGCTGGGAGCCCCTTGTGGAGACCTTTAACAGTGCCATCAACCGAGCTCAAATCATCCGTAATCTTGTTGATAAAATCCATCAAGAGTTTGTATGTATTTAACCTTCATGCTAATGTTTGAATTGCACTAGTAAATGAGACACTAAGTGTCATGACCCAAATATCAGAAAATACACATTCATAGGTAAAAGAAGCATCAACTACTGAAACATGGACGGGATCAATGGGATAGTTTCATGAGATTTCAAAGGATCTAATGATTTTTCtatgttttctctaattttattttttcttaaaaaataactatGGTAGAAACCATTAAAATGTGGCTAGAGTAAGAACACTCATTTCCAAATATTGCATCCAGGATCACAATTTTCCATTGTTCATGTTCATTTAGCACTGTAGAAGATGTGCATTGTAGTGAACTATATATTTGGAACAGGGATAACCTAATgcatgagaagaagaagaagaagaagaagaagaagaagaagaagaagaagaagaagaagaagaagaagaagaagaagaagaagaaagagagagagagagagagagagagagatctagtcTTTCAAGAAGCCCCTAAATACTAGGAATTATGATTAAAAGATTTTCAGTGTGAGGGTTTGTTCAGTATCAGGGAAAGATTAGAAGTgcgttgatttttttcttgctgaTTGCTATAAGTCATTTCTCAAGgtcagaaaacacaaagaaagacaatATAGGCAAACCTTCAATATGATAGATATCAAGAGAATGTGTCTCTGTTTGAAACATGTTGGGTTTTTATTGACccaatgttatttttttcctcttaacaTGACTCAGTTCACCAATGAATTCTCTTCCGAATCATTTGTGACTATGGTGAGTACCCTGCTTCTTTCCAGTTGCTTCCCCAAAGGAGTCTCATGTCAATGACTTCTACATAGATGATAAAGCATTACACtgagtttttatttcctgtttttaagTGACAGTTTTGCTGCATCCTAACCTTAACAAGAGTCCATTAACCTTCCTTGAATTAGCTgattaatagaaataaataatatatcctaaattatatatttaagtaaatttaatatttcattaatCATACAGTGAATAATATGGCACATaaacattaataataattttgtatattttgattCTTCATTGCTTATTTTTCTACAAAATACTCTACTTTTTATGAAAAATTTTGTTACAATGAACGCAATTTTATTCTAAAactattataaatttttattacatagcTATATGTATTCAGTGTTAACTGAATAAATTTGAAATGCTTATGTCTGGGTAAGGAAATTTCAATATTTATTGACAGAAAATAGGAAGATTAATAAATATGTTTATGAATCGTGCTGAAATACTAGAGAAAGATGATAATTAAAGCACTTGGTTCTTGATACATTTGCTCCTTTCTCTGTTTGATTTTCAAATAGTTGCTTTTTGGAAGAGTGGGAAAACAGGAGAACAAAAGAGGAGTTAAATGGCTCAAAACTTAGTGAAATGTCAAATTATGTTGCAGATCCAAAAGACACAGAATTAGATGATGGACACTTCcttaattctttaatttctgtttttatgaagTATTCTTTGTTAATAATTACATATCATTTAAATGCATTAATATTCTGCTCATGAAATCATTTATATAATTTCTGAactctaattttttgtttttatttgcagctTGCACAATTGATGAGGAGGAATCCTACCGTTTACAGGGCAGTAACACACTGCCACACTAATATCATGAACCTTCCAGTTCATGGAACTGAACACATAAATATAAGAGTGAGTTTCCATCTTGGGGTTTTAACAAAACACTAGAAGCCATACACTAGATTTGTGGTTCTCGTAGTTATTGCAGCCATTATGATAGATGTGGTAATCATGCATACAGAAAACAATGGAAgtaaagtatattaaaaaatcaataaactataaataaaatttgtcaataaactataaataaaatcaaatacctAATAACAGTTCAGCAGATTCTTAAATAGTCCATTCAGAGGATGGCACTTTAGCAATGTTGTCACTGAAGTTTCACTCACTATTTTATAGGACACTTTGAGCTAAATTGGCTATTTATGGTTATAAACTCATGTCTACTTAAGTTATGAAAATGCagctgtatttattatatattgctAATGGATTCTTCATGGTGACATCCTACATTACTGTGCACTACATCTTCTCTTCTTGATTTTCAAATctgctttggttttatttctatatatacctatctcttcctctctctatgATTCTCTAAGCCTTAACTGCAAGGCAAATGAGCAGAATAGTCCTGTTAGAtacaattattattttccttaggATGCAACAATGTTCCAATTCATAATGATAATGATATTACAGCAGTTATATTTTGTGATTGTAATCATCACCTCATCTCTCTGTAATAGCATATTTGAATATGATTTAAATTGAATATTATATGACAACAACAAGGCAAAATGAGGAGAGAGATATAAAGGAAATGTATCTTGAAAGCTACAATATTGCTAAACATGTCACAAAGCACTCTTTTAGCATTGCTATATTTGAAACGTGCAAAAATTTAACAGTAGGTGATATTATTTGagtaaaaaaggaaatggaggtTTTGAAAAGTTGTATTTACACTTGTATAGAAATTAAGAATTCAAGTGTGCATGTCATCCAACCACAGATCTCAATCTTAATCACATGACATCATTCTTCCATGTATTGCCCTTACCATTTGCCTCCACCCTTCCTTAATACCCTTTATATCTTTCTATTATAATTAACAGTCCCCAATATACTCCCATTTTCACTGAGGATAATAACAAATATCAACAGATGGTATAATTTAAATCAGATATGAACATTAAATACTGGATGGGCAAAATTCTGTTGTGATTCCCATTGTTTCTCTTATTAAGGCTAATGTTGTTTATATCTACATAGTGTTTCACCTACACATATCAACAAATATCCTGCTCGCTTAGAGGCAAGGGGAAAGCACATTAATGAGTACCATGCTCTCTTCATTTTATTCTTGTTCTAATGCCTTAAATTCACCTAGAAACCATAAATGAGTTCAGTAATGAATGCCACGATTTATTGATGTGTATTAATCCCTGAGTGAAAATTATTTGAGCCACTTGTCCCTAGCCTAGCTGATGGCATCTGTCTTTCCTGCGTACAATCTTATTGGCCTCTATTGAGCCACAGCAAGTCCTGGTGTGCCAATTGATAGGCAAAATAACCAAATAATAAAGATTTCAATGGGAAGGCATATGTTAGAATTTCATAGGGAAAGCTAACATGGTGACATAACCTCACAAAATTGCTAATTTATAAGAAtcctaatttgttttattttgtagataATAGACTAATAGTTTAAATTTTACATTGCCACACTATGTAACATCTATACAATATGTGTGATATATACATAGCAAAAACATGTTTGAGTTCAGCTTTTTCACATAAACATCACAAGCAACTAACCTGCtgtattgaaattatttttaattcaatggttctgttgtgtttgtatttttagaccaaaaaatatttaaaaatgttgatCAGTTATGTGGGTGCCTGGAACAGCCCTCTATTCCATCTAACGACTGAATTGAGTGCCATGCCAGATGTCCCTGAAACTCTCCTTTCAAAAACCAATGAGATtgaaaagaacaacaaagaacTCCTGGATGACCTTAGGTGGATACTCACCGAGGTAAGCAATTTCCTATTAATTGTTTTCATTCATAAAAGAGGTGggttgtgtaattttttttaaaaagtattctgaAATACTCCTCATTTTGTGGATCATCTTCTCCTAACGCAGtggttcttgtcatatagattgTGAACCCTTTGGGGATCCAATGACATTTTCAAAGGTGTCGCTTATgaccattggaaaatacagattgttacattatgattcataacagtagaaaaatacaGTTTGatgtagcaacgaaaataattttatggttgtggatcACCATGACTTAAATtgcattaaagggtctcagcattaggaaggttgagaaccactgccctaagaGCTTGCTGGCAGGTCCACCGTTCCCTAAGATGGTTCTCCTCACCTCCTGCTCCAGGGATCAGAAT is a genomic window of Peromyscus maniculatus bairdii isolate BWxNUB_F1_BW_parent chromosome 5, HU_Pman_BW_mat_3.1, whole genome shotgun sequence containing:
- the LOC143273444 gene encoding prolactin-8A9-like isoform X1, which translates into the protein MELRLSQLHSSGTLMLLLVLNLLLWEKAASIPECHTEVGGCWEPLVETFNSAINRAQIIRNLVDKIHQEFFTNEFSSESFVTMLAQLMRRNPTVYRAVTHCHTNIMNLPVHGTEHINIRTKKYLKMLISYVGAWNSPLFHLTTELSAMPDVPETLLSKTNEIEKNNKELLDDLRWILTEAYPTAKNKEKFPTWEYLPFIKSNNNDDKFLAMFNLCFCLRDNIFHTVSHLKTLKCRITGKDC
- the LOC143273444 gene encoding prolactin-8A9-like isoform X4, whose translation is MELRLSQLHSWTLMLLLVLNLLLWEKAASIPECHTEVGGCWEPLVETFNSAINRAQIIRNLVDKIHQEFFTNEFSSESFVTMLAQLMRRNPTVYRAVTHCHTNIMNLPVHGTEHINIRTKKYLKMLISYVGAWNSPLFHLTTELSAMPDVPETLLSKTNEIEKNNKELLDDLRWILTEAYPTAKNKEKFPTWEYLPFIKSNNNDDKFLAMFNLCFCLRDNIFHTVSHLKTLKCRITGKDC